Part of the Gemmatimonadaceae bacterium genome is shown below.
GTCGCCCGTCACCCCGATCAGCAGATCGGCGAGATCACGGTCGCGCGAGAGCACGCGCGCCGCATGATTGAGCAACGCCGGAATGGCCACGGCAGTGCCGATCAGTCGCTCCACGCGCCATTTACCGGCAAAGGCGGCGTGCCGGGCGCGGGTATAGGCGGCGCCGGCGGCGTCGAGCGCCTCGCGCGACGGGGCCTCCACCATTGCCTGCGCGGCCTCGGCCACCAGCTCCCCTCCACGCAACGCGGCATAGATCCCCTCGCCGGTGAACGGGTCGAAGAAATCGGCCGCGTCGCCCACCAACAGGGCGCCGGGGGCCCACGCGCGTCGCGCCCGCGAGGCAAAGGGGCCGGTGGCGCGCACCGGCGTGACGCGTGTGGCGTGCGCGAAGCGTGCGGCCAGCGACGGCTGCGCGGCGAGCCACGCGTCGAGGGCCCCGGCGGCATCGCCGGCGAAGTGCCGGGCGCGGTGCGCCGGTACCACGAGCGCCACGTTGGTCAGGCCACCGCTCACCTGCGCGAGCCCGACGTAGCCGGTGCGGGTCACGTGCATCTCGCCAAGCGTGCCCATGTCGCGCACGCCGTCGTAGTGCGCCACCAGCGCCACGCGCCGCGGCCAACGCGCGACGTGGGCCAGATTCAGGCGACGCGCCACGACCGAGCGCAAGCCATCGGCGCCGATGACCACCGCGGCCGAGAGCGTGGTGCCATCCCGCAGCGTCACGCCCTCCACCCGGCCGTCTGGCGCTTGGTTGATCTGCGCCACCGACGCGCCTTCCCGCACCGCCACGCCCGCCGCGCGGGCGCGCTCGAGGAGCAGCGCATCGAGCACCTCGCGTCGCAC
Proteins encoded:
- a CDS encoding NAD(P)/FAD-dependent oxidoreductase → MPRQHTQVLVVGGGPAGSSAAWHCAQRGLEVCVLDKAHFPRAKPCAEYVSPEGSRILAAMGALDALEQGDAAQLTGMVVHAPNGAQIHGEFVARHGFRGFRDRGLGVRREVLDALLLERARAAGVAVREGASVAQINQAPDGRVEGVTLRDGTTLSAAVVIGADGLRSVVARRLNLAHVARWPRRVALVAHYDGVRDMGTLGEMHVTRTGYVGLAQVSGGLTNVALVVPAHRARHFAGDAAGALDAWLAAQPSLAARFAHATRVTPVRATGPFASRARRAWAPGALLVGDAADFFDPFTGEGIYAALRGGELVAEAAQAMVEAPSREALDAAGAAYTRARHAAFAGKWRVERLIGTAVAIPALLNHAARVLSRDRDLADLLIGVTGDFVPPSAVLRPRTLLRLLWPLRRPDSAMPA